From Vitis vinifera cultivar Pinot Noir 40024 chromosome 14, ASM3070453v1, a single genomic window includes:
- the LOC100249438 gene encoding uncharacterized protein LOC100249438 isoform X1: protein MEGIEHRMVSVNGIKMHVAEKGQGPVVLFLHGFPELWYTWRHQIIAMASHGYHAVAPDLRGYSDSEAPASFTSYTCLHVVGDLIALIDCLGADKVFLVGHDWGAQIGWYMCLFRPDRVKAYVSLTVPFRPRNPKIRPIEGMRAFFGDDYYMCRFQKPGEIEAEIARLGSKEVLKRILTDRKPGPPCLPKENPFGIKAIPPSPLPSWFSEEDLNYYARKYDEKGFTGGLNYYRALDLNWELTAPWTGEQVRVPVKFVVGDLDMVYTTPGVKEYVDSGAFKKDVPCLEDIVIIEGAGHFINQEKAEEINNYIVDFIRKF from the exons ATGGAGGGAATAGAGCATAGAATGGTGAGTGTTAATGGCATAAAAATGCATGTAGCAGAGAAAGGACAAGGCCCAGTTGTGCTGTTCCTACATGGCTTCCCTGAGCTTTGGTATACATGGAGGCATCAGATCATTGCCATGGCTTCACATGGATACCATGCTGTGGCTCCTGATCTGAGGGGCTACAGTGATTCCGAAGCTCCAGCTTCATTCACCAGCTACACTTGCCTTCATGTTGTTGGTGATCTTATTGCTCTTATAGACTGTCTTGGAGCTGATAAGGTGTTCCTTGTGGGACATGACTGGGGTGCTCAGATAGGGTGGTATATGTGCCTCTTTAGGCCTGATAGAGTGAAGGCATATGTGTCCCTTACTGTCCCCTTCAGGCCCAGGAACCCCAAGATTAGGCCAATTGAAGGGATGAGAGCTTTCTTTGGAGATGACTACTACATGTGCAGATTTCAG AAGCCTGGGGAGATTGAAGCTGAGATTGCCCGTCTCGGTAGCAAAGAAGTACTCAAGAGAATTCTAACAGATCGCAAACCGGGTCCTCCCTGCTTGCCTAAAGAAAATCCATTTGGAATCAAAGCCATTCCTCCCAGTCCCTTGCCCTCTTGGTTTTCAGAAGAAGACCTTAACTACTATGCCAGAAAATATGATGAGAAAGGCTTCACTGGAGGGTTGAACTACTACAGAGCTTTGGATTT AAATTGGGAGCTCACGGCACCATGGACAGGGGAGCAAGTGAGAGTTCCGGTTAAATTTGTCGTAGGCGATCTGGACATGGTCTATACTACTCCAGGGGTGAAGGAATATGTAGACTCTGGTGCCTTCAAGAAAGATGTGCCATGTTTGGA
- the LOC100249438 gene encoding uncharacterized protein LOC100249438 isoform X2, with the protein MEGIEHRMVSVNGIKMHVAEKGQGPVVLFLHGFPELWYTWRHQIIAMASHGYHAVAPDLRGYSDSEAPASFTSYTCLHVVGDLIALIDCLGADKVFLVGHDWGAQIGWYMCLFRPDRVKAYVSLTVPFRPRNPKIRPIEGMRAFFGDDYYMCRFQPGEIEAEIARLGSKEVLKRILTDRKPGPPCLPKENPFGIKAIPPSPLPSWFSEEDLNYYARKYDEKGFTGGLNYYRALDLNWELTAPWTGEQVRVPVKFVVGDLDMVYTTPGVKEYVDSGAFKKDVPCLEDIVIIEGAGHFINQEKAEEINNYIVDFIRKF; encoded by the exons ATGGAGGGAATAGAGCATAGAATGGTGAGTGTTAATGGCATAAAAATGCATGTAGCAGAGAAAGGACAAGGCCCAGTTGTGCTGTTCCTACATGGCTTCCCTGAGCTTTGGTATACATGGAGGCATCAGATCATTGCCATGGCTTCACATGGATACCATGCTGTGGCTCCTGATCTGAGGGGCTACAGTGATTCCGAAGCTCCAGCTTCATTCACCAGCTACACTTGCCTTCATGTTGTTGGTGATCTTATTGCTCTTATAGACTGTCTTGGAGCTGATAAGGTGTTCCTTGTGGGACATGACTGGGGTGCTCAGATAGGGTGGTATATGTGCCTCTTTAGGCCTGATAGAGTGAAGGCATATGTGTCCCTTACTGTCCCCTTCAGGCCCAGGAACCCCAAGATTAGGCCAATTGAAGGGATGAGAGCTTTCTTTGGAGATGACTACTACATGTGCAGATTTCAG CCTGGGGAGATTGAAGCTGAGATTGCCCGTCTCGGTAGCAAAGAAGTACTCAAGAGAATTCTAACAGATCGCAAACCGGGTCCTCCCTGCTTGCCTAAAGAAAATCCATTTGGAATCAAAGCCATTCCTCCCAGTCCCTTGCCCTCTTGGTTTTCAGAAGAAGACCTTAACTACTATGCCAGAAAATATGATGAGAAAGGCTTCACTGGAGGGTTGAACTACTACAGAGCTTTGGATTT AAATTGGGAGCTCACGGCACCATGGACAGGGGAGCAAGTGAGAGTTCCGGTTAAATTTGTCGTAGGCGATCTGGACATGGTCTATACTACTCCAGGGGTGAAGGAATATGTAGACTCTGGTGCCTTCAAGAAAGATGTGCCATGTTTGGA
- the LOC100854576 gene encoding pectinesterase inhibitor-like, producing MNTISGVFFILILAFWPHQILAQEDQDLGLIIPNQKSSLGEELIAQVCDHAIYKDLCISSLQSVPESKDADLFELTTIALKLAATNATEIKKYVQKLLNKSHSDRYTHQCLADCSENYEDALDRIEDSLKALESKGYNDVNTWVTAAMADAESCEEGFLDRPGHKSPLTGRSTIFNQLCSIALTITNFLSGSV from the coding sequence ATGAACACAATCTCTGGTGTCTTCTTCATCCTAATTCTTGCCTTCTGGCCACATCAAATCTTGGCCCAAGAGGACCAGGACTTAGGATTAATCATACCAAATCAGAAATCATCATTAGGGGAGGAGCTGATCGCCCAAGTTTGTGATCATGCAATCTACAAGGATCTGTGCATAAGTTCCCTACAATCAGTCCCAGAAAGCAAGGATGCAGACCTCTTTGAGCTTACCACAATTGCACTAAAACTTGCTGCAACAAATGCTACTGAAATCAAAAAATATGTTCAGAAGTTGCTTAACAAGTCTCATTCAGACCGCTATACACACCAATGCCTAGCTGATTGTTCCGAAAACTATGAAGATGCGCTGGATCGGATTGAGGACTCATTGAAAGCTCTGGAATCCAAGGGATACAATGATGTTAACACATGGGTGACCGCTGCCATGGCGGATGCCGAGTCATGTGAGGAGGGGTTCCTTGATCGTCCAGGCCATAAGTCTCCATTGACTGGTAGAAGCACAATATTTAACCAGCTATGCAGTATTGCTTTAACCATTACCAACTTCTTATCTGGTAGTGTTTGA